In one window of Agrobacterium larrymoorei DNA:
- a CDS encoding DNA replication protein, whose protein sequence is MSVQPLSAENSEAAPPLAVLSSLASPSNSERLVCRFVRQMAFEMFVLVSGESHRRDRRHAMNHIRQISIYVCHVGLSLPVPVVAQCFGRDRSTIKTTCLLVEERRENPGFDDFVSMLERLARSMFQIVKGEADVGVN, encoded by the coding sequence ATGTCAGTCCAGCCCCTTTCCGCAGAAAATAGTGAAGCCGCGCCGCCGCTTGCCGTTTTATCCTCATTGGCTTCGCCGTCCAATTCCGAAAGGCTTGTGTGCCGGTTCGTGCGGCAGATGGCCTTCGAGATGTTCGTTCTCGTATCCGGCGAATCGCACAGGCGGGATCGCAGGCACGCCATGAATCACATCCGGCAAATCTCGATTTATGTCTGCCATGTGGGCCTGTCGCTGCCGGTGCCGGTGGTCGCGCAGTGCTTCGGGCGTGATCGCTCGACCATCAAGACCACCTGCCTGCTGGTGGAGGAACGGCGCGAAAATCCGGGCTTCGATGATTTCGTGTCCATGCTGGAGCGTCTCGCCAGAAGCATGTTCCAGATCGTGAAGGGAGAAGCCGATGTCGGCGTCAATTGA
- a CDS encoding SufE family protein translates to MASLDKIMDDFSFLDDWEDRYRYVIELGKALPDLADEKKTAENKVQGCASQVWVVSHSDGASDPVLTFEGDSDAHIVRGLVAIVLATYSGKKASEIAALDAIDVFGKIGLVEHLSSQRANGLRSMVNRIREEARLLAA, encoded by the coding sequence ATGGCTTCTCTCGACAAGATCATGGACGACTTCTCCTTTCTGGACGATTGGGAGGATCGCTATCGCTATGTGATCGAACTCGGCAAGGCGCTGCCTGATCTTGCCGACGAGAAGAAGACCGCTGAGAACAAGGTGCAGGGCTGTGCGAGCCAGGTTTGGGTCGTGAGCCATAGCGATGGCGCGTCTGACCCGGTGCTGACATTCGAGGGCGATTCCGACGCCCACATCGTGCGCGGCCTCGTGGCCATCGTACTCGCCACCTATTCCGGCAAAAAAGCCTCCGAAATCGCCGCGCTGGACGCCATCGACGTCTTCGGCAAGATCGGGCTTGTCGAGCATCTCTCTTCCCAACGCGCCAATGGCCTGCGCTCCATGGTCAACCGCATTCGAGAAGAGGCGCGGTTGCTGGCGGCTTGA
- a CDS encoding PepSY domain-containing protein, translating to MALIDKEAAIEIARKRAEDNEWGFGEPVHVVEHHGWFNRKPTIFEITTNYPNFGTVARFKIDANTGEILEEGYVPW from the coding sequence ATGGCCTTAATCGACAAAGAAGCTGCCATCGAAATCGCCCGCAAACGTGCCGAGGACAATGAGTGGGGCTTTGGAGAGCCAGTTCATGTCGTGGAGCATCATGGCTGGTTCAACCGAAAACCGACGATATTCGAAATCACGACGAATTATCCCAATTTCGGGACTGTGGCACGTTTCAAGATCGATGCGAATACCGGAGAGATTCTTGAAGAGGGTTATGTTCCTTGGTGA
- a CDS encoding DUF1491 family protein, with the protein MRLKSEIFVSALIRRVFAAGDFAAIERKGAEEAGAIFIRQRLRGGLENLYGPAPQSFSDDEEVRAERRFELRLEGAQAQDVESILEKERRFDSDLWVVELETDNVAGLFTVVG; encoded by the coding sequence ATGCGCCTAAAATCCGAAATCTTTGTCTCCGCCCTCATCCGCCGCGTCTTTGCCGCAGGTGATTTCGCTGCCATCGAGCGCAAGGGGGCAGAGGAGGCGGGGGCTATCTTTATTCGGCAGCGCTTGCGTGGTGGCTTGGAAAATCTTTATGGCCCTGCGCCGCAAAGCTTCTCTGACGACGAGGAAGTGCGCGCTGAACGCCGCTTCGAACTTCGTCTTGAGGGTGCGCAGGCGCAGGATGTGGAGAGTATTCTGGAGAAGGAAAGGCGGTTCGACAGCGACCTCTGGGTCGTGGAACTCGAGACCGATAATGTGGCGGGACTGTTTACGGTCGTGGGCTGA
- a CDS encoding methyl-accepting chemotaxis protein, translated as MSFLKNAQIKTKMISVIAAMSATSLIGLAYVSIQYQQTDDTYNHFINKDSYAAVLNARTSGSLNAMAISTLRASLLDPSSDAFAAAAKKFAEDRRVSEERQTKVGQMVPERAEGAQDIIRGFNELDVLAAKAFDLAKAGKSVEAQKAALEMVTRLSDVLPKISAGTDKLTQAMSEGSQELSDNTDRTILTSAIGILGISGLLIALGLFIATAGISTPIARLRERMNSLAAGETKAEIDGMDRKDEVGQMAAAVQTFRENAIERIRLEQETEANRSMSERERIEREKQKAKEAADVQFAVDNLGAALSKLADGDTTHRIQQPFVETLDGIRGNFNRTAEQLQSTLNRVAQNARGIDSGANEIKSAADDLAKRTEQQAAAVEETAAALEEITTTVKDATRRAQEAGQLVSRAKLGAEQSGNVVRKAVSAMEQIEKSSGEISNIIGVIDEIAFQTNLLALNAGVEAARAGEAGKGFAVVAQEVRELAQRSANAAKDIKALITTSNTQVEEGVTLVGETGRALETIVAEVQEINRHVAAIAESAQEQSSGLQQINTAVNQMDQDTQKNAAMVEESTAASHGLAQEVHSLNQLLAQFKLSEGSYAGNAASVRTASTADRPSASPARALGRRISAAFSGNAALDTSKSNWEEF; from the coding sequence ATGTCTTTTCTAAAAAACGCCCAGATAAAGACAAAGATGATTTCGGTCATAGCAGCCATGAGCGCGACGTCGCTGATTGGACTGGCCTATGTCAGCATTCAGTACCAGCAGACTGATGATACCTATAATCACTTTATCAACAAGGATTCCTACGCAGCCGTTTTGAACGCGCGAACCAGCGGATCGCTGAACGCAATGGCAATCAGCACTCTGCGCGCATCGCTGCTGGATCCTTCCAGCGACGCTTTCGCAGCCGCAGCGAAGAAATTCGCGGAAGATCGCAGGGTCAGTGAAGAACGCCAGACCAAGGTCGGACAGATGGTGCCGGAGCGCGCGGAAGGCGCGCAGGACATCATTCGCGGCTTCAACGAGTTGGACGTTCTGGCTGCCAAGGCGTTCGATCTGGCAAAGGCCGGAAAAAGCGTCGAGGCTCAGAAAGCGGCACTCGAGATGGTCACCAGGCTCTCGGACGTTCTACCAAAGATTTCCGCAGGCACCGACAAGCTCACTCAGGCCATGAGCGAGGGTAGCCAGGAGCTATCGGACAATACCGATAGAACAATTCTCACAAGCGCCATCGGTATTCTGGGTATCTCCGGACTGTTGATCGCGCTTGGCCTGTTCATCGCCACAGCAGGCATCTCCACCCCCATCGCCCGCCTTCGCGAGCGGATGAATTCGCTTGCTGCTGGCGAGACGAAGGCCGAGATCGACGGCATGGACCGCAAGGATGAAGTCGGCCAGATGGCCGCTGCCGTTCAGACGTTCCGTGAAAACGCCATCGAGCGCATCCGTCTTGAGCAGGAGACCGAAGCCAACCGCTCCATGTCCGAGCGGGAGCGCATCGAGCGTGAGAAGCAGAAGGCGAAGGAAGCGGCAGACGTTCAGTTTGCAGTCGATAATCTCGGTGCGGCGCTTTCGAAGCTTGCCGATGGCGATACGACACATCGTATCCAGCAGCCTTTCGTCGAAACGCTGGATGGCATTCGCGGCAACTTCAACCGCACGGCGGAACAGCTTCAGTCCACGCTGAACCGCGTGGCGCAGAACGCCCGCGGCATCGATTCCGGCGCCAACGAGATCAAGTCCGCCGCCGACGATCTGGCCAAGCGCACCGAGCAGCAGGCAGCAGCGGTGGAAGAAACCGCAGCGGCTCTGGAAGAAATCACCACCACCGTCAAGGACGCGACCCGTCGCGCCCAGGAAGCCGGTCAGCTGGTCAGCCGTGCAAAGCTTGGCGCGGAACAGTCCGGCAATGTGGTGCGCAAGGCGGTTTCCGCCATGGAGCAGATCGAAAAGTCTTCCGGCGAGATTTCCAACATCATCGGCGTGATCGACGAGATTGCTTTCCAGACCAACCTGTTGGCGCTGAATGCAGGTGTCGAAGCGGCGCGTGCCGGTGAGGCAGGCAAGGGCTTTGCCGTCGTGGCTCAAGAAGTGCGCGAACTTGCACAGCGTTCCGCCAACGCTGCCAAGGACATCAAAGCGCTGATCACCACCTCCAACACGCAGGTCGAAGAAGGCGTGACACTGGTCGGCGAGACCGGTCGCGCTCTGGAAACGATCGTGGCTGAAGTTCAGGAGATCAACCGTCACGTTGCGGCCATCGCAGAGTCGGCACAGGAACAGTCCTCCGGTCTTCAGCAGATCAACACTGCCGTCAACCAGATGGATCAGGACACGCAGAAGAACGCGGCAATGGTGGAAGAATCGACCGCTGCAAGCCATGGTCTTGCGCAGGAAGTGCATTCGCTCAACCAGTTGCTGGCGCAGTTCAAGCTTTCCGAAGGCAGCTATGCCGGAAATGCGGCAAGCGTTCGCACGGCCTCCACGGCTGACCGTCCCTCCGCCTCCCCTGCCCGCGCGCTCGGTCGCCGCATCTCCGCCGCCTTCTCCGGCAATGCGGCGCTCGATACCTCCAAGAGCAACTGGGAAGAGTTTTGA
- a CDS encoding chemotaxis protein CheW: MQDISAAVRADDALEIIAFLLNDQQFAVRTTAIREIRGWAPVTPIPHTPPDVLGVMNLRGTVIPIIDLSAKLGMPPAEASERSAIVVTSVKGKTIGMMVDRVSDILTVSAADLQPVPAAAGLATTGYAEGIFAREKMMICFLNLDAIFATAEPEEWGVEAEA, encoded by the coding sequence ATGCAGGACATCTCCGCTGCCGTGCGCGCTGACGACGCGCTCGAAATCATCGCATTCTTGCTGAACGATCAGCAGTTTGCGGTTCGCACCACTGCCATCCGCGAAATTCGCGGATGGGCCCCCGTGACCCCAATCCCGCACACGCCACCGGATGTGCTGGGCGTGATGAACCTGCGCGGAACGGTGATCCCGATCATCGATCTTTCGGCAAAGCTGGGAATGCCGCCTGCCGAAGCCAGCGAACGCAGCGCCATCGTCGTCACCAGCGTCAAGGGCAAGACCATCGGCATGATGGTGGACCGCGTCTCCGACATCCTGACCGTCTCCGCCGCAGACCTTCAGCCCGTGCCAGCCGCCGCAGGCCTTGCCACCACCGGCTACGCCGAAGGCATCTTCGCCCGCGAAAAAATGATGATCTGCTTCCTCAATCTCGACGCCATCTTCGCAACCGCAGAGCCAGAAGAATGGGGAGTTGAGGCGGAGGCCTGA
- the mnhG gene encoding monovalent cation/H(+) antiporter subunit G, with product MSWMLAIVVSVLLVSGALFSLTAAIGINRLPDIYTRMHAASKAGTVGSGLLLLAVGLHSQELPVLARAIAGFLFVVLTAPVSAHLLAKASHTVGYRLTSFTVRDDLEADG from the coding sequence ATGAGCTGGATGCTTGCGATAGTTGTGTCCGTGCTTCTTGTTAGTGGCGCTCTATTTTCCTTGACTGCGGCAATCGGAATCAATCGCCTGCCTGATATTTACACTCGAATGCACGCGGCATCCAAAGCAGGCACTGTCGGTTCGGGCCTGTTATTGCTGGCGGTGGGCCTGCATTCGCAGGAACTGCCGGTTCTTGCGCGTGCTATAGCCGGTTTTCTTTTTGTTGTGCTCACTGCCCCAGTATCTGCACATTTGCTTGCCAAAGCTTCACACACGGTCGGATATCGGCTGACCTCTTTTACAGTGAGAGACGACCTTGAAGCAGACGGATAG
- a CDS encoding Na+/H+ antiporter subunit E, translating into MSLYVIGLIFVLIWLAISGSYTIANLLFGVIVACLSLGLIRHQIGGSDTYWRRIPAIMSLALLFMKELALSAWAVAKMVLSPRMDLKPGIFAYPLTVRSDFEITLLANLITLTPGTLSVDVTDDRSTLYVHALDCSDIEATRRSIAEGFERKIMEAFRK; encoded by the coding sequence ATGAGCCTCTATGTCATCGGTCTCATCTTCGTGCTGATCTGGCTTGCCATCTCCGGCAGCTATACCATCGCCAACCTGCTCTTCGGCGTCATCGTGGCCTGCCTCTCGCTCGGCCTCATCCGCCACCAGATCGGCGGAAGCGATACCTATTGGAGGCGTATCCCGGCCATCATGTCGCTGGCGCTGCTCTTCATGAAGGAACTGGCGCTCTCCGCCTGGGCGGTTGCAAAAATGGTGCTCAGCCCGCGCATGGACCTCAAGCCGGGAATCTTCGCCTATCCGCTCACCGTGCGCAGCGATTTCGAGATCACCCTTCTCGCCAACCTCATCACGCTGACGCCAGGCACGCTCTCCGTCGATGTGACGGATGATCGTTCGACGCTTTACGTCCACGCGCTGGATTGCAGCGATATAGAAGCCACCAGGCGCTCCATTGCCGAAGGCTTCGAGCGCAAGATCATGGAGGCGTTTCGCAAATGA
- a CDS encoding cation:proton antiporter, with product MTPEALISFASLAALFILCAAFLLTVYRVVIGPTLPDRVVALDMLVGIAIGFIAVIAVRTGFNLYIDIAIALCLVGFLATVAFARFILSRKPEEGQKRKEVLDGTDVIPRAGHAAKGSKKPKGGKRKEKHGKDKKK from the coding sequence ATGACACCGGAAGCGCTCATCTCCTTCGCATCGCTTGCCGCACTCTTCATTCTCTGCGCGGCCTTCCTTTTGACTGTCTATCGAGTCGTCATCGGCCCCACCTTGCCGGATCGGGTCGTGGCGCTGGATATGCTGGTCGGCATCGCCATCGGCTTCATTGCCGTCATTGCCGTGCGTACAGGATTTAATCTTTATATCGATATCGCGATTGCGCTCTGCCTCGTCGGCTTCCTTGCGACGGTTGCTTTCGCCCGCTTCATCCTCTCCCGCAAACCGGAAGAGGGGCAGAAGCGGAAAGAGGTTCTGGATGGTACGGATGTGATTCCCCGCGCAGGCCATGCGGCCAAGGGCAGCAAGAAACCCAAAGGCGGCAAGCGCAAAGAAAAACACGGAAAGGACAAGAAGAAATGA
- a CDS encoding DUF6456 domain-containing protein encodes MSASIEDRAANAAEIAALVRLLRFIGKGPAVVSDEGSVVRVSTHAGSASRNMPQAILEQAMSRGLLGWQANEIVPTPEAASFLRRALVKERDDIFQEQHRDCEVVSVELEGEWHSARRNELSSPLQALARLKGRDGKLFFPPDILGAGERLASDFHRGHLNPRVTASWEPRLAQRVKGQKSGAQDLTDTALAARLRFTAAADAIGPELSGVAIDVCCFEKGLEIIERERQWPARSAKLMLRAALQSLHRHYAPPEPTGKRHSHHWGTEDYRPEL; translated from the coding sequence ATGTCGGCGTCAATTGAAGATCGCGCTGCGAATGCAGCGGAAATCGCAGCACTCGTGCGCCTGCTTCGCTTCATCGGCAAAGGCCCGGCAGTCGTGTCGGATGAAGGATCGGTCGTTCGCGTTTCCACGCATGCGGGTTCCGCATCCAGAAATATGCCGCAAGCCATTCTCGAACAGGCGATGTCACGCGGCTTGCTCGGCTGGCAGGCAAACGAAATCGTGCCGACGCCGGAGGCGGCATCGTTCCTTCGGCGCGCGCTGGTGAAGGAGCGCGACGATATCTTTCAGGAGCAGCATCGCGATTGCGAGGTCGTTTCCGTCGAGCTTGAAGGGGAGTGGCATTCCGCGCGGCGCAACGAATTGTCGTCGCCCCTTCAGGCCCTTGCGCGCCTCAAGGGCAGGGACGGCAAGCTGTTCTTCCCGCCGGATATTCTGGGCGCGGGAGAGCGGCTCGCAAGCGATTTCCATCGCGGCCACCTCAACCCCCGCGTCACCGCGTCGTGGGAGCCGCGCCTGGCGCAGCGCGTCAAAGGCCAGAAAAGCGGCGCGCAGGACCTGACGGACACCGCACTCGCCGCCCGCCTGCGCTTCACTGCCGCCGCAGACGCCATCGGCCCGGAACTCTCCGGAGTCGCAATCGATGTCTGCTGTTTCGAAAAAGGCCTCGAGATCATCGAGCGCGAACGCCAATGGCCCGCCCGCTCCGCCAAACTCATGCTCCGCGCCGCCCTCCAATCCCTCCACCGCCATTACGCACCCCCGGAACCCACCGGCAAACGCCACAGCCACCACTGGGGTACGGAGGATTATCGACCGGAATTGTGA
- a CDS encoding DUF5330 domain-containing protein yields MWFLIKGTFWFSLVLVALSYFGGSNSTDNQNSQMNVAGAVSAASEAYRYVSAICIEKPDVCVKGVETFHAFGERAREGAKVAYELIDAQLAGKDEKKIADVAAPVVTIDAPVVSDDIKTGTIKTESTIPVPQKRPTL; encoded by the coding sequence ATGTGGTTTCTGATCAAAGGAACATTCTGGTTTTCGCTGGTGCTCGTCGCACTCTCCTACTTCGGTGGCAGCAACAGCACCGATAACCAGAACTCGCAGATGAATGTCGCAGGCGCGGTTTCCGCTGCCAGCGAAGCCTACCGCTATGTCAGCGCCATCTGCATCGAAAAGCCGGATGTTTGCGTAAAGGGTGTCGAGACGTTCCACGCCTTCGGCGAACGTGCCCGTGAAGGCGCAAAGGTGGCCTATGAGCTGATCGATGCGCAACTGGCAGGCAAGGATGAAAAGAAGATTGCCGATGTGGCCGCGCCTGTAGTGACGATCGACGCGCCTGTCGTGAGCGACGACATCAAGACCGGCACCATCAAGACCGAAAGCACCATTCCCGTGCCCCAGAAGCGCCCGACGCTCTGA
- a CDS encoding MucR family transcriptional regulator, whose protein sequence is MTETTYGGAQNLLVELTADIVAAYVSHHVVPVAELPSLISDVHTALSGTSAPAVAAVSVEKQKPAISVRKSVQDDQIICLECGGSFKSLKRHLTTHHSITPEEYREKWDLPVDYPMVAPAYAEARSRLAKEMGLGQRRKSGR, encoded by the coding sequence ATGACGGAAACTACATACGGCGGCGCTCAGAATCTGCTGGTCGAGCTGACTGCGGATATCGTTGCTGCCTATGTTAGCCACCATGTCGTTCCGGTCGCGGAACTTCCTAGCCTGATTTCCGATGTACACACCGCGCTCAGCGGCACGTCGGCCCCGGCTGTTGCGGCAGTCAGCGTTGAAAAGCAGAAGCCTGCGATTTCCGTGCGCAAATCGGTTCAGGATGACCAGATCATCTGCCTGGAATGTGGTGGTTCTTTCAAGTCGCTCAAGCGTCACCTGACGACGCATCACAGCATCACCCCGGAAGAATACCGCGAAAAGTGGGATCTGCCGGTAGACTACCCAATGGTGGCACCGGCCTATGCCGAAGCGCGTTCGCGCCTGGCAAAGGAAATGGGCCTCGGCCAGCGCCGCAAGTCAGGTCGCTGA
- a CDS encoding peptidoglycan-binding protein yields the protein MAAPKRKSPRKTPARKEPGLISVAAMAMGEQILRHPKLVGGCTAFLVVFGFVAANALWYQPGHHPSPFLRTRDEDDPNGIAGYRMTSPLGEHGNVTTFRIERQTDTPQAPAMQNGQQVATTPAAPGQPPANHQPSDLVAEIQRELSRRGLYEGPADGLIGPRTTAAILFFEETVGMEQTGEPTSRILSALKIDSATTVAAIPKAVPQDRPAASNSGGVAIDPVAAAIRNAETTTPKAQTISLSSSNAAKPAPKDMVSKIQQGLVNIAYADVKVDGVAGEQTRQAIRNFEKHYRLPETGEPNEAVLKKLKSIGAL from the coding sequence ATGGCCGCGCCAAAGCGAAAATCGCCTAGGAAAACACCGGCCCGCAAGGAGCCAGGTTTGATTTCCGTGGCCGCAATGGCCATGGGAGAGCAAATTCTGCGTCATCCAAAGCTGGTCGGCGGCTGCACCGCCTTCCTCGTGGTTTTCGGCTTCGTTGCCGCCAATGCGCTGTGGTACCAGCCCGGCCACCATCCTTCACCCTTCCTGCGCACGCGCGATGAGGATGATCCGAACGGCATTGCCGGTTACCGCATGACCTCGCCGCTCGGTGAGCACGGCAACGTCACGACCTTCCGCATCGAGCGCCAGACGGACACGCCGCAAGCGCCTGCCATGCAGAACGGCCAACAGGTCGCGACCACGCCTGCCGCGCCCGGCCAGCCGCCCGCCAATCATCAGCCATCCGATCTCGTGGCCGAAATCCAGCGCGAACTTTCACGCCGTGGCCTTTACGAAGGCCCGGCAGACGGCCTGATCGGCCCACGCACCACCGCCGCCATCCTCTTCTTCGAGGAAACGGTGGGCATGGAGCAGACCGGCGAACCAACCAGCCGCATCCTTTCCGCCTTGAAAATCGACAGCGCCACCACCGTTGCCGCCATCCCCAAGGCCGTGCCACAGGACCGCCCGGCAGCATCCAATAGCGGAGGTGTCGCAATTGATCCCGTCGCCGCAGCCATCCGCAATGCCGAGACAACGACGCCAAAAGCACAGACCATCTCGCTCTCGTCCAGCAACGCGGCAAAGCCCGCGCCCAAGGACATGGTCTCCAAAATCCAGCAGGGCCTCGTCAACATCGCCTATGCCGACGTAAAAGTAGACGGCGTCGCCGGCGAACAAACCCGCCAGGCCATCCGCAATTTCGAAAAGCACTATCGCTTGCCAGAAACGGGAGAGCCGAACGAGGCGGTGCTGAAGAAGCTGAAGTCTATCGGGGCTTTGTGA
- a CDS encoding sensor histidine kinase, which translates to MTEKAIALIDHAAGMWLSRMEDDADGRLATVGAIRRLVAFGVAALVVVPAVFCLVFSASVALPLGVTVVVALFLTATALLLTLHKPAREMVEQPVARQDLLAAQVPGLLLFFNEHGVVQTVSGRDQRQFPAHIQNCTGHIFAELVHVSDRIGLMQAFDTLRQGEDNAIAELRFENGTANRQVQFVYARLDMTAERDRAGRLLRVVGQLRDVTDKEVLRREVVRKAAEAESANDAKSRFLAAVSHELRTPLNAVLGFSDILAGEYFGKLENERQREYVMLIRQSGAHLLSVVNTMLDMSKLEAGHYELMMEPFRISDVISACEGMLGLQAKQKGLTLTSRIQRDLGEVVADQRAIQQVLINLAGNAIKFTESGGVVSIDAALQGNLLKLTVSDTGIGIAEDKIALLGQPFMQVQNEYTRRYEGTGLGLSLVKGLVELHGGSFAITSRPGEGTVVTVLLPADGSGQERNSCGEAEAPVEFPPRLKHNANGAEMMKRKDTADGRAKAKIA; encoded by the coding sequence ATAACGGAAAAAGCGATTGCGTTGATCGATCATGCCGCAGGCATGTGGCTTTCGCGCATGGAAGACGATGCCGATGGACGGCTTGCAACGGTGGGCGCCATTCGGCGTCTCGTCGCTTTCGGTGTTGCCGCACTCGTCGTCGTTCCCGCTGTTTTCTGCCTGGTTTTCTCCGCCTCCGTCGCCCTCCCGCTTGGCGTTACGGTCGTCGTTGCCCTGTTTCTCACCGCCACTGCACTGCTTCTCACACTTCACAAGCCCGCGCGCGAGATGGTGGAACAGCCAGTCGCCAGACAGGATTTGCTGGCAGCGCAGGTGCCCGGCCTGCTGCTGTTCTTCAACGAGCACGGCGTCGTGCAGACCGTTTCCGGTCGCGATCAGCGTCAGTTTCCCGCCCATATTCAAAATTGCACCGGCCACATTTTTGCCGAGCTGGTGCATGTCTCGGATCGTATCGGCCTGATGCAGGCCTTCGATACGCTGCGGCAGGGTGAGGATAACGCCATTGCCGAACTGCGCTTCGAAAACGGCACGGCCAATCGGCAAGTGCAATTCGTCTATGCGCGTCTGGACATGACAGCGGAACGGGATCGTGCGGGCAGGCTGCTGCGCGTCGTCGGTCAGTTGCGCGATGTCACGGATAAGGAAGTCCTGCGCCGCGAAGTCGTTCGTAAGGCGGCAGAGGCGGAATCGGCAAACGATGCGAAATCCCGTTTCCTCGCCGCCGTCAGCCATGAGCTGCGCACGCCGCTCAACGCCGTTCTAGGCTTCTCGGATATCCTTGCCGGAGAATATTTCGGCAAGCTGGAGAATGAGCGACAGCGCGAATATGTCATGCTGATCCGCCAGTCCGGCGCGCATCTGCTTTCGGTCGTCAACACCATGCTGGATATGAGCAAGCTGGAAGCTGGCCATTACGAGCTGATGATGGAGCCTTTCCGAATTTCGGATGTGATTTCCGCCTGCGAAGGCATGCTCGGTCTTCAGGCCAAGCAGAAGGGTCTGACGCTGACCAGCCGCATCCAGCGGGATCTGGGTGAAGTGGTGGCAGATCAGCGCGCCATCCAGCAGGTTCTCATCAATCTTGCGGGCAATGCCATCAAGTTTACCGAATCCGGTGGTGTCGTATCCATCGATGCAGCGCTGCAAGGCAACCTGCTGAAGCTCACTGTCAGCGATACCGGCATCGGTATTGCAGAGGATAAGATCGCGCTTCTGGGCCAGCCTTTCATGCAGGTGCAGAACGAATATACCCGTCGCTATGAAGGTACGGGTCTGGGGCTATCGCTGGTCAAGGGACTGGTGGAATTGCACGGCGGCAGCTTCGCAATCACCAGCCGCCCCGGCGAAGGAACGGTTGTCACCGTGTTGCTGCCTGCCGATGGTTCCGGCCAGGAGCGCAACAGCTGTGGAGAGGCGGAAGCACCGGTGGAATTTCCGCCGCGCTTGAAGCACAACGCAAACGGTGCGGAAATGATGAAGAGGAAGGACACTGCGGATGGCCGCGCCAAAGCGAAAATCGCCTAG